Proteins from one Mucilaginibacter jinjuensis genomic window:
- a CDS encoding penicillin-binding protein 1A yields the protein MIIKLTPQEIQRYNRTLWGIVIGGFSFVVLLLLCVNFGLFGALPSFRDLENPKSNLASEVITEDKQVLGKYFVQNRSNVTFSQISPNVINALIATEDNRFYKHSGIDFGRTFTIVLYNMIGHKQGGSTITQQLAKNLFNGAQGAHNPVKRIIQKLQEWIIAVRIERNYTKEEIITMYLNTVDFGSYNTFGISSAAATYFHTTPANLTPEQAALLVRMVNAPTLYNPIRHPDKALEGRNFVLYRMSQENYITDGQYQEFKARPLGLNFHPTDHTEGMATYFRAVLKKDVQKILEEKSIVKPDGTQYDLDRDGLKIYTTINYDMQQYAEEAQHKYMRELQAQFNDHWHGYNLRKAINNYDLLIKQGMHRSDRYIALKQQGKTDEEIMEDFNTPAAMNIFTWRGDIDTTMKPIDSIVYSKLTLRNAMMSMDPTTGNIKAWVGGIDFKHYKYDQVKMGTRQVGSTAKPFTYAVAISNGFSPCMQVNNVPDSITIPGSKPWAPNSSPSETKPGMLTLRTALAYSQNWITAHVMKEVTAQPVATLIKKMGVTSPVPALPSICIGSFDASVFDMTGAYSAFVNHGLWTEPTYIVRIEDKNGNVLYDNKPRVVQAMEEQAAYVMTYMLKGVIEEGTGTRLRWKYNLTNPIGGKTGTTNDNSDGWFIGITPQLVTGVWTGCEDRDIHFRSTRLGEGANTALPIFALYMKQVYANTELGIKKNVDFAPPKSGVTTVLDCGQYNQQQQSQPGTDEVDKKLGF from the coding sequence ATGATCATAAAACTTACTCCCCAGGAAATTCAACGTTATAACCGGACTTTATGGGGTATTGTAATAGGTGGTTTCAGCTTTGTAGTGCTGTTGCTGCTATGTGTAAACTTTGGTTTGTTTGGCGCGCTGCCTTCATTCCGTGATCTGGAAAACCCGAAAAGCAACCTGGCATCAGAAGTTATTACCGAGGATAAACAGGTACTGGGCAAGTACTTTGTGCAAAACCGCTCTAATGTAACCTTCAGCCAAATATCACCTAATGTTATTAACGCCTTAATTGCTACTGAGGATAACCGTTTCTACAAACATTCGGGTATTGATTTTGGCCGCACATTTACTATTGTGCTTTATAATATGATTGGCCATAAGCAAGGTGGTAGTACCATTACGCAGCAGTTGGCAAAAAACTTATTTAATGGAGCACAGGGTGCGCATAACCCGGTAAAACGAATTATCCAGAAATTACAGGAGTGGATCATCGCTGTACGTATCGAGCGTAACTATACCAAAGAAGAGATCATCACCATGTATCTTAATACGGTTGATTTTGGTTCTTATAACACTTTCGGTATCAGTTCGGCAGCGGCTACTTATTTTCATACTACGCCGGCAAACTTAACGCCAGAGCAGGCCGCCTTGCTGGTGCGTATGGTAAACGCACCTACTTTGTACAACCCTATCCGTCACCCGGATAAGGCGTTGGAAGGTCGTAATTTTGTGCTGTACCGCATGTCGCAGGAGAATTATATTACCGATGGCCAGTACCAGGAATTTAAAGCCCGTCCACTGGGCCTTAACTTCCACCCTACAGATCATACTGAGGGGATGGCTACTTATTTCCGCGCTGTGCTTAAAAAGGATGTGCAAAAGATACTGGAAGAAAAATCGATTGTTAAGCCCGATGGTACCCAGTACGACCTGGATCGCGACGGTTTAAAGATTTACACCACCATTAACTACGACATGCAGCAGTATGCCGAGGAAGCGCAGCATAAATACATGCGCGAACTGCAGGCACAGTTTAATGATCACTGGCATGGGTATAACCTGCGGAAAGCCATCAATAATTATGATCTGTTGATTAAGCAAGGCATGCACCGCTCAGACCGTTACATCGCCTTGAAACAGCAGGGCAAAACCGACGAGGAGATTATGGAAGATTTCAATACCCCGGCAGCCATGAATATTTTTACCTGGCGCGGCGATATTGATACCACGATGAAACCTATCGACTCGATCGTATACAGTAAATTGACGCTGCGCAACGCTATGATGAGCATGGACCCAACAACAGGTAATATTAAGGCTTGGGTTGGCGGTATAGACTTTAAGCATTACAAGTACGACCAGGTAAAAATGGGTACGCGCCAGGTAGGTTCAACCGCTAAACCATTTACTTATGCTGTGGCTATTTCTAATGGTTTTTCGCCATGTATGCAGGTAAATAATGTGCCCGATTCTATAACCATCCCGGGTAGTAAACCCTGGGCACCAAATTCGTCGCCAAGCGAAACAAAACCCGGTATGTTAACGCTCAGAACGGCGTTGGCCTATTCACAAAACTGGATAACGGCCCATGTTATGAAAGAAGTTACCGCACAACCGGTTGCTACGCTGATTAAAAAAATGGGAGTAACCTCGCCGGTTCCAGCTTTGCCTTCTATTTGTATTGGCTCGTTTGATGCTTCTGTATTTGATATGACGGGCGCTTACTCGGCCTTCGTAAACCATGGTTTATGGACAGAGCCCACCTACATAGTACGTATTGAGGATAAAAACGGAAACGTGCTTTACGATAATAAACCACGTGTAGTACAAGCGATGGAAGAGCAGGCAGCATATGTAATGACCTATATGCTAAAAGGTGTTATTGAAGAAGGAACCGGTACGCGCCTGAGATGGAAGTATAACCTTACCAACCCAATAGGTGGTAAAACAGGTACAACAAATGATAACTCAGACGGTTGGTTTATCGGTATTACACCACAACTGGTTACCGGTGTTTGGACTGGCTGCGAAGACCGCGACATCCACTTCCGCAGTACCCGACTGGGTGAGGGCGCTAACACAGCACTCCCTATTTTCGCTTTGTACATGAAACAAGTTTATGCCAATACGGAATTAGGCATTAAAAAGAACGTAGATTTTGCACCACCTAAAAGTGGCGTAACCACCGTGCTCGACTGCGGCCAGTATAATCAGCAGCAACAGAGCCAGCCGGGAACGGATGAGGTGGATAAGAAGTTAGGGTTTTAG
- a CDS encoding AtpZ/AtpI family protein, which yields MPKNEQKDGDSGSKPVNNYIKFSGIAFQMVAIIGVMTFIGYKIDGHAQHSTQWVTAVMALAGVFISLYLVIKSLKD from the coding sequence ATGCCCAAAAATGAACAAAAAGACGGAGATAGCGGCAGCAAGCCTGTTAACAATTATATAAAGTTTAGCGGTATTGCTTTTCAGATGGTTGCCATTATTGGCGTAATGACCTTTATTGGGTATAAGATTGATGGGCATGCCCAGCACAGCACACAATGGGTAACAGCGGTAATGGCGCTCGCCGGGGTTTTTATATCTTTGTACCTCGTAATTAAATCACTAAAAGATTGA
- the gldN gene encoding gliding motility protein GldN, with protein sequence MKKIIVVVLCLLSVGVMAQKRTTKKKTTAKKKPATTKTMAPASVQPSTTMATQPVVDTSKKAAVKPFDRPLDGYYKKNNLNNAKVTPLPNLRESDVMFAKRVWREIDTRDKMNRYISSPKSRLIDILMDAIANGELTAYDPTPSKEDPSGDTFARPLTPGQAKSRVADSVMVDKFDKNTGDKIGSVMQAGEFNPDSVVRFRIKEDWIFDKQRSVFEPRIIGIAPLMKPKISAAAGGADIDYTPIFWVYFPEARPILATKEVVNRNNDATGLSYDDVFMKRLFASYIVKVSNEKDERIKDYAQGIDRLYESEKVKKSLLDWELNLWSY encoded by the coding sequence ATGAAGAAGATTATAGTTGTTGTATTGTGCCTTTTATCAGTAGGTGTTATGGCGCAAAAGCGTACCACCAAAAAGAAAACTACTGCTAAAAAAAAACCAGCTACAACCAAAACTATGGCGCCTGCGTCTGTACAACCAAGTACAACAATGGCAACACAGCCTGTAGTTGACACCTCTAAAAAGGCAGCAGTTAAGCCTTTCGATCGCCCGTTAGATGGTTATTACAAAAAGAATAACCTGAACAATGCTAAAGTAACACCGCTGCCAAACCTGCGCGAGTCGGACGTTATGTTTGCAAAACGTGTTTGGAGGGAAATTGATACCAGGGACAAGATGAACAGGTATATCTCTTCGCCTAAATCGCGCCTGATCGATATTTTGATGGACGCAATTGCTAATGGCGAGCTTACCGCTTACGACCCAACACCGAGCAAAGAAGACCCAAGCGGCGATACCTTTGCAAGACCATTAACCCCGGGCCAGGCTAAAAGCCGTGTTGCGGATAGCGTTATGGTTGATAAGTTTGATAAAAACACCGGTGATAAAATTGGTTCTGTAATGCAGGCTGGTGAGTTTAACCCTGATAGCGTTGTTAGGTTCCGTATTAAAGAGGATTGGATATTTGATAAACAACGTTCCGTTTTTGAACCACGTATTATCGGTATCGCGCCTTTAATGAAACCGAAGATCAGTGCAGCTGCAGGTGGTGCAGACATTGATTACACGCCAATCTTCTGGGTTTACTTCCCTGAAGCACGCCCGATACTGGCTACTAAAGAAGTTGTAAACCGTAATAACGACGCCACCGGCTTAAGCTACGACGACGTATTTATGAAAAGACTTTTTGCAAGCTATATTGTAAAAGTATCAAACGAGAAAGACGAACGTATTAAGGATTATGCTCAAGGCATTGATCGTTTATACGAATCAGAGAAAGTGAAAAAATCTTTATTGGATTGGGAACTTAACCTGTGGTCTTACTAA
- the gldL gene encoding gliding motility protein GldL, with protein MAGKKKPYGIGNIVSWGATVVIIGLMFKILHLPGSTYFITIGLSMEAFLFFLLGFQREEYEVDWTKAYPEIAPDYTGQPVVRAAAQPLSTGNTAALDKMLTDAKIGPELITSLGDGLRTFGDKVKTISNVADAGAATSEFASKVKSAGASYDNLSAAFSKASANLTEMANTDVDSKAYHEQVSNLAKNLSSLNAVYELELQDSSAHLKAMNKFYGSLASTMQNFNESLDDSRQFKEEVGRLSKNLASLNAIYGNMLSAMNQPRAN; from the coding sequence ATGGCTGGTAAAAAAAAACCTTACGGAATTGGTAACATCGTATCTTGGGGGGCAACGGTAGTAATCATCGGACTAATGTTCAAGATTCTGCACTTACCTGGAAGTACCTATTTCATCACAATCGGATTGTCTATGGAGGCGTTCCTGTTCTTCTTGCTTGGATTTCAACGTGAAGAGTATGAAGTTGACTGGACTAAAGCATATCCTGAAATTGCACCGGATTATACAGGCCAACCTGTTGTACGTGCAGCGGCTCAACCATTGTCAACCGGCAACACTGCAGCTTTAGATAAAATGCTGACTGACGCTAAAATCGGTCCTGAATTAATTACCAGCCTTGGTGATGGTTTAAGAACTTTTGGCGATAAAGTAAAAACTATTTCAAACGTTGCCGACGCAGGTGCTGCAACTTCAGAATTTGCATCAAAAGTAAAATCAGCAGGCGCAAGCTACGATAACCTGAGCGCAGCGTTCTCAAAAGCATCAGCTAACTTAACCGAAATGGCTAATACTGATGTTGATTCAAAAGCATACCATGAGCAAGTAAGCAACCTTGCTAAAAATTTATCATCATTAAATGCTGTGTACGAATTAGAATTGCAAGATTCAAGCGCACACTTAAAAGCCATGAACAAATTCTACGGAAGCCTTGCATCAACCATGCAAAACTTCAATGAATCATTAGATGATAGCAGACAGTTTAAAGAAGAGGTGGGTCGTTTGTCTAAAAACCTGGCATCATTAAATGCTATTTATGGCAACATGTTATCGGCCATGAACCAGCCACGTGCTAACTAA
- the uvrC gene encoding excinuclease ABC subunit UvrC: protein MFDYREELKKIPHKPGVYQYWDTDNELIYIGKAKDLRNRVSSYFVKDHNVNAKTRVLVSKIRKITFTIVDTEVDAWLLENSMIKKHQPRYNVMLKDDKTYPWIIIKNERFPRIYWTRRIVKDGSKYLGPYASVSMMHTILGLIKETYPLRTCNLNLTKENIDAGKFKVCLEYQLGNCKGPCQNYQTFEDYENSISEITDILNGKTGAVIRNLKADMDNAAMNLDFELAHKLKYKFDLLDKYQHKSTVVNSSITDVDVFNIASEEKYAFVNYLKVMNGTIIQTQTIELKKRLDESDEELLTLAISEFRTRYNSTSKEIIVPFDIDLDDDKIKFTVPKLGEKKKLLDLSAKNVIFFKTEKIDQYERLNPDIRTERLLTQMMKDLRMNQLPKHIECFDNSNFQGKYPVSAIVVFKDAKPSKKDYRFFNVKTVEGPNDFATMEEAVHRRYRRMLDEGTELPQLVIIDGGKGQLSSALKSLRLLGIEKQMTVIGIAKRLEELYYPGDQYPLYLDKKSETLKIIQQLRDEAHRFGITAHRKKRDKGTLATELELIDGIGKTTADKLLKYFKSVKKIKEASLTDLQEVVNLKQANNIFNYFNQKNTPVS from the coding sequence ATGTTTGATTACCGAGAAGAGCTAAAAAAAATACCACACAAACCCGGTGTGTATCAGTATTGGGACACCGATAATGAGCTGATTTATATCGGCAAGGCTAAAGATCTGCGCAATCGCGTATCATCTTACTTTGTTAAAGATCATAATGTAAATGCTAAAACACGGGTGTTGGTATCCAAGATCCGTAAGATAACTTTTACCATTGTTGATACCGAGGTTGATGCCTGGCTGCTGGAGAACAGCATGATTAAAAAGCATCAGCCCCGCTACAATGTGATGCTGAAGGATGACAAAACCTATCCATGGATCATCATTAAAAACGAACGTTTCCCACGCATTTACTGGACACGTCGTATTGTAAAAGATGGCTCCAAATACCTCGGTCCTTATGCATCGGTAAGTATGATGCATACCATTCTGGGACTGATAAAGGAAACCTATCCCCTGCGTACCTGTAATCTTAACCTCACTAAAGAGAATATTGATGCAGGTAAGTTTAAGGTTTGTTTAGAATATCAATTGGGCAATTGCAAAGGCCCTTGCCAGAACTACCAGACCTTTGAAGATTACGAAAACAGCATCAGCGAGATAACTGATATCCTGAATGGTAAAACAGGTGCGGTAATCCGTAACCTCAAAGCCGATATGGACAATGCCGCCATGAACCTCGATTTTGAGCTGGCGCATAAGCTGAAGTACAAGTTTGATCTGCTGGATAAATATCAGCATAAATCAACCGTAGTTAACTCTTCTATTACCGATGTTGATGTATTTAATATTGCATCAGAAGAGAAATACGCCTTTGTAAACTACTTGAAGGTAATGAATGGTACCATCATTCAAACGCAAACCATAGAGCTTAAAAAGCGGCTGGATGAGAGCGATGAAGAACTGCTTACACTGGCCATATCCGAGTTCCGCACGCGGTATAACAGTACATCTAAGGAGATCATCGTACCGTTTGATATAGACCTTGATGATGATAAAATAAAGTTCACGGTACCTAAACTGGGCGAGAAAAAGAAACTGTTAGACCTATCGGCCAAAAACGTAATTTTCTTTAAAACTGAAAAGATAGACCAGTACGAAAGGCTGAACCCCGACATCAGGACGGAGCGTTTGCTAACCCAAATGATGAAGGACCTGCGCATGAACCAGCTGCCTAAGCATATCGAGTGTTTCGATAACTCTAACTTCCAGGGCAAGTACCCGGTATCGGCCATTGTGGTGTTTAAGGATGCCAAGCCCTCTAAAAAAGACTACCGTTTCTTCAACGTAAAAACCGTTGAAGGCCCCAATGATTTTGCCACCATGGAAGAGGCTGTACACCGCCGTTACCGCCGTATGCTGGATGAAGGTACCGAGCTACCACAACTGGTCATTATCGACGGTGGCAAAGGCCAGTTATCATCAGCATTAAAAAGCTTGCGCTTATTGGGTATCGAAAAGCAGATGACGGTTATAGGCATTGCCAAACGACTCGAGGAACTTTATTATCCCGGAGATCAGTACCCGTTATACCTGGATAAGAAATCAGAAACATTAAAGATCATCCAGCAGCTGCGTGATGAAGCCCACCGCTTTGGTATCACTGCTCACCGTAAAAAACGTGATAAAGGCACCCTGGCCACCGAGCTGGAACTGATTGACGGTATTGGTAAAACCACTGCCGATAAATTACTGAAGTACTTTAAATCGGTAAAAAAGATCAAAGAAGCCTCACTTACAGATTTGCAGGAGGTAGTAAACCTTAAACAAGCCAATAATATTTTCAATTATTTTAATCAAAAAAATACCCCGGTAAGCTAA
- a CDS encoding tetratricopeptide repeat protein yields MKYYRAINIKHPVTILLLCCLLAGCSLEKQTGFNRYMQNVTAHYNIIFNANNLLQQKQDIYAASFIDNYNQFLRVYQDTIFHTPTPDKELDAVIAKANTIISVKEQSHYVGDAYMLLAKANYLYGNYFVADEFANYVIKNYTDKPELQQQARNWRVRTLLNLHQLPLAKLVSDTNLTVIFYAKKKYDEGSVYAARLQYDLDAGDYKHAEDMAQRAIKTIDDNKLRRRLTFILAQLQEQNHKPTEAAASYSRVVSSNAVFEMAFNAELNRIRIQDTQNGRHVSRIDRLRGLLKNDINKDFIDQIYFQIGELYLADGKLDDAVKNYRLSIKNSKRNQNQKALDYLRLADISFKNKGDYAGAKKLYDSTLLNLAPTYPGYRAIQLKANNLQLLAEQLRIIGHEDTLQQLAGLHETARAAKLDVLAKQHVADVKAAALLSTQSAFTNANSPTSSVSTASTPNASTFYFYNVNSLSAGFSDFKRKWGNRKLEDNWRRANRANSDITNNSQNITNQIDPSVLPKKDQKSTDDLIAATYKQQLVQSLPLTPQTIAQSNVRVYNAYFTIANFYRDILEDPKEAILTYETLLKRFPDGSEKPAIYYNLYRLYSDIDQTKSDYYKDLLLKTYPETPFAKVILDPDYGRKMNDKDAELNSLYNNIYDLYAQKKYTDVITNADQLLQQYPNNKLAAQIAYLRAMAAGHNEKLLPFRADLYNILNQYPNDLLIAPLINQHLTYIDANQEELAARPVVLVGNDIYDSPFAQSLIVPKLAVVEPPKPVTKQAAAPAKQTATPQNAAPTNTLYSLRDSSRYYFVVNVATGTTNLSSSRFGIGQFNRANFAPEAGIKHQLKDAGDNNQLIFVGVFHSLAAVKEYARAIIPLMPQIMKVPADKYSFFVITQENLDKLADKKTLDSYIDFYQKNY; encoded by the coding sequence TTGAAGTATTACCGGGCTATTAATATCAAACATCCTGTAACCATATTACTGCTGTGTTGCCTGCTTGCCGGCTGTTCGCTCGAAAAACAGACCGGCTTTAACCGTTACATGCAAAACGTTACTGCGCATTACAACATTATATTTAATGCCAACAACCTGCTGCAACAAAAACAGGATATTTATGCGGCATCTTTCATAGATAATTATAACCAGTTTTTACGGGTATACCAGGATACCATTTTCCACACCCCTACCCCCGATAAAGAACTGGATGCCGTAATTGCCAAAGCCAATACCATCATTAGCGTTAAAGAGCAAAGCCATTACGTGGGCGATGCCTACATGCTTTTGGCCAAAGCCAATTATTTATACGGTAATTATTTTGTGGCCGATGAGTTTGCCAACTACGTTATAAAAAACTATACCGATAAACCCGAATTACAGCAACAGGCACGTAACTGGCGTGTACGTACTTTACTAAACCTGCACCAGCTGCCTTTGGCTAAACTGGTTTCTGATACCAACCTCACCGTAATATTTTACGCCAAAAAGAAATACGATGAAGGCAGCGTTTATGCCGCCCGTTTACAATACGACCTGGATGCAGGCGATTACAAGCATGCAGAAGATATGGCCCAGCGTGCTATTAAAACCATTGACGATAACAAACTTCGCCGCAGGCTTACGTTTATACTGGCGCAGTTACAAGAGCAAAACCATAAACCTACAGAAGCTGCTGCCAGTTACAGTCGTGTAGTATCGAGTAATGCGGTTTTCGAAATGGCTTTTAATGCCGAACTTAACCGCATCAGGATTCAGGATACACAGAATGGCCGCCATGTAAGCCGCATCGATAGGCTGAGGGGTTTATTGAAGAACGATATTAATAAAGATTTCATCGATCAGATCTATTTCCAGATCGGCGAATTGTACCTGGCCGATGGTAAACTGGATGATGCCGTTAAAAACTATCGCCTCTCTATCAAAAACAGTAAAAGGAACCAAAATCAAAAAGCGCTGGATTATTTGCGCCTGGCCGACATCAGCTTTAAAAACAAAGGTGATTATGCCGGGGCCAAGAAATTATATGATAGTACACTGCTTAACCTCGCCCCTACTTATCCGGGTTATCGCGCTATCCAACTTAAAGCTAATAACCTGCAATTACTGGCCGAGCAATTACGCATTATCGGTCACGAAGATACTCTGCAACAATTGGCAGGCCTGCATGAAACTGCCCGCGCCGCCAAACTCGATGTATTAGCCAAACAACACGTAGCTGATGTAAAAGCCGCCGCTTTGCTGTCAACACAATCGGCGTTTACTAATGCCAATTCGCCAACATCGTCGGTGTCTACGGCATCAACACCTAATGCCAGTACATTCTATTTCTATAATGTAAACTCTTTAAGTGCGGGTTTTTCTGATTTTAAGCGCAAGTGGGGTAACCGTAAGCTGGAAGATAACTGGCGCCGGGCCAACCGGGCAAACAGCGATATTACCAATAACAGCCAGAACATCACCAATCAGATTGATCCAAGTGTACTGCCTAAGAAGGATCAAAAATCAACCGATGATCTGATAGCGGCCACCTATAAACAACAGTTGGTACAAAGCCTGCCGCTTACGCCGCAAACCATTGCACAGTCAAACGTGCGGGTTTATAATGCTTATTTTACTATCGCCAATTTTTATCGCGATATATTGGAAGACCCTAAAGAAGCTATCCTTACTTACGAAACCTTATTAAAGCGTTTCCCCGATGGCAGCGAGAAACCGGCTATCTATTATAACCTGTACCGTTTATACAGTGATATAGATCAGACAAAATCTGATTATTACAAAGACTTGTTGTTGAAAACCTACCCCGAAACACCTTTCGCCAAAGTAATCCTCGACCCTGATTATGGCCGGAAGATGAATGATAAGGATGCCGAACTCAATTCGCTATATAATAATATATACGACCTGTACGCGCAGAAGAAATATACAGATGTAATTACCAATGCCGATCAGTTACTACAGCAGTACCCTAATAATAAACTGGCTGCACAGATAGCCTACTTAAGAGCAATGGCAGCCGGTCACAATGAGAAACTGCTGCCATTCCGTGCCGATCTGTATAACATATTGAATCAGTACCCGAATGATCTGCTCATAGCACCGTTAATCAACCAGCACTTAACCTATATCGATGCCAACCAGGAAGAGCTTGCCGCACGCCCTGTTGTGCTGGTGGGTAATGATATTTACGATTCGCCATTTGCACAATCATTAATTGTACCTAAGCTGGCCGTGGTAGAACCGCCAAAGCCTGTCACTAAGCAAGCTGCCGCACCTGCTAAGCAAACAGCAACGCCACAAAATGCAGCACCAACAAATACATTATACTCACTTCGCGATAGCAGCCGTTATTATTTTGTGGTTAATGTGGCTACAGGTACAACTAATTTGTCGTCTTCGCGTTTTGGTATCGGGCAGTTTAACCGGGCCAACTTTGCCCCCGAGGCTGGCATAAAACACCAGTTAAAAGATGCGGGTGACAATAATCAGCTTATCTTTGTGGGCGTTTTCCACAGTTTGGCAGCTGTTAAGGAATACGCCCGTGCCATTATCCCGCTAATGCCCCAGATTATGAAGGTGCCTGCGGATAAATACAGCTTTTTTGTTATCACCCAGGAAAATCTGGATAAATTAGCCGACAAAAAAACGCTGGATAGCTATATCGATTTTTATCAAAAGAACTATTAA
- the gldM gene encoding gliding motility protein GldM, whose protein sequence is MAGGKETPRQRMMGILYLVLLGLVALQIPDSLLDAFKNITDSLSQSQTNVQTGINNTFDAFEKTKLKEQPERAKPIYDKAKEVSKVASDFNTYVEGLKKQLIDIGGGYDETIHDYKGRGDMDISDHFMITQKHGLELRQKVDETREKLLSFLDPKDRAGVNISLSVSDPPKNGELTRKTWQEATFGEGIPMGASITAMTKLQVDAKNAENEIVKKILGKVDQAVVNLDKFSAVAVAPSSYVIAGQPYTAQVFLTASDSKSNPNISVNGSPLSVKEGQGTYTVGTGKEGTYTWVGTIKVKQNDGTVKEYKTAPQTYQVAKPSAVVSPDKMNVLYIGVPNPLSVSAPGLPKDKLKLSITEGSISGSNGAFVANVKNPGTVKVTVSGEASPGKSQMLGTSEFRVKRIPDPKAVFAGKSSGSVAAGNIKAQDKVFAKLENFEFDAKFTVTRFTLWIIKPRQDAIQITSQGADLSGAMKSAMATVTPGTRVIFANIVAVGPDGTQRGLEDISLLAN, encoded by the coding sequence ATGGCTGGAGGTAAAGAAACCCCAAGGCAGCGAATGATGGGTATCCTGTACCTGGTACTGTTAGGCTTAGTGGCCTTACAAATACCAGATAGCTTACTGGATGCCTTTAAAAACATCACGGACAGTCTTTCGCAATCTCAAACAAACGTACAAACAGGTATTAATAATACGTTTGATGCATTTGAGAAAACAAAACTAAAGGAACAACCTGAAAGGGCTAAACCTATATATGATAAGGCAAAAGAAGTAAGTAAAGTAGCTTCTGACTTCAATACTTATGTAGAAGGCCTTAAAAAACAACTGATCGATATCGGCGGTGGTTATGATGAAACTATCCATGATTATAAAGGCCGCGGAGATATGGATATCTCTGATCACTTTATGATCACTCAAAAACATGGTTTAGAATTACGCCAAAAAGTTGATGAAACCCGCGAGAAACTGTTAAGTTTCTTAGATCCTAAAGATCGTGCTGGTGTAAACATCAGTTTAAGTGTATCAGACCCTCCTAAAAATGGTGAGTTAACCCGTAAAACATGGCAGGAAGCAACCTTCGGCGAAGGTATCCCAATGGGTGCATCTATCACTGCAATGACTAAATTACAGGTTGATGCTAAAAATGCTGAAAACGAAATTGTTAAAAAGATCTTAGGTAAAGTTGATCAGGCTGTTGTTAACTTAGATAAGTTCAGCGCTGTTGCAGTTGCTCCAAGCAGCTACGTAATTGCCGGTCAGCCTTATACTGCACAAGTATTTTTAACTGCTTCTGATTCAAAATCTAACCCTAACATCAGCGTAAACGGATCACCGCTTTCTGTAAAAGAAGGACAAGGAACTTACACTGTAGGTACCGGTAAAGAAGGTACTTATACCTGGGTTGGTACAATTAAAGTAAAACAAAACGATGGTACTGTTAAGGAATACAAAACTGCACCTCAAACTTACCAGGTTGCTAAGCCATCGGCTGTAGTATCTCCTGATAAAATGAACGTGTTGTATATCGGTGTACCAAATCCATTATCGGTTTCTGCTCCGGGTTTACCTAAAGATAAACTGAAACTAAGCATTACCGAAGGTTCTATCAGCGGTTCAAATGGTGCATTTGTTGCTAACGTTAAAAACCCGGGTACTGTAAAAGTAACTGTATCTGGCGAAGCAAGCCCTGGTAAATCACAAATGTTAGGTACCAGCGAGTTCCGTGTTAAACGTATCCCTGATCCTAAAGCAGTATTTGCAGGTAAGAGCAGTGGTTCTGTTGCAGCAGGAAACATTAAAGCACAAGACAAAGTATTTGCTAAATTGGAAAACTTTGAATTTGATGCTAAATTTACAGTAACACGTTTTACACTTTGGATTATTAAACCTCGCCAGGATGCGATCCAGATCACCAGCCAGGGTGCAGACCTTAGCGGTGCAATGAAATCGGCAATGGCTACAGTTACTCCGGGTACACGTGTTATATTTGCCAACATAGTTGCAGTTGGCCCCGATGGTACGCAACGCGGACTTGAGGATATATCATTATTAGCAAATTAA